The Salvelinus fontinalis isolate EN_2023a chromosome 24, ASM2944872v1, whole genome shotgun sequence genome has a segment encoding these proteins:
- the LOC129822093 gene encoding A disintegrin and metalloproteinase with thrombospondin motifs 8-like, which translates to MCSKRCFVLLVLCVIDKSLSKLFESEEIVPVRINGRSSGRFWKRSEEQPRFRLSAFGRDFTLNLSPDNSFLSPTLTIQRIKAKDIHTLRSASGAQGRHSETETDFHNLINKTEEIERDLRSCFYSGTVDSNQDSVVAVSICYGILGSFVTDGDEYLIEPKVLGSGRRERSTEQLHFIKRRTPTEAPNHTKTVFDQLREESNVKADNERFLHEKKDPERQLRGKRFVSAPRFIETLVVADTSMTHFYGDEIKHYILTLVSVAAQLYKHPSIKNPVHMVVVKMVVVEDEEVGPSLSNNGGVALRNFCAWQQQFNPASQRHPEHYDTALLFTREDICGHQSCDTLGVADVGTMCDPKRSCSVIEDNGLQAAFTAAHELGHVLSMPHDDSKNCERTFGNLGGHHMMAPLFVHLNKTFPWSPCSALYVTEFFDNGHGDCLLDPPESIFPLPSELPGTTYSLDRQCQQMFGEEFVHCPNTSDSDVCSQLWCREEGKPHCTTKNGSLHWADGTTCAINKSCLHGACMAAHKVTQPKVVVDGGWGAWGPWQQCSRTCGGGVEFSYRECTDPVPQNGGKYCEGQRVQYQSCNTQACEDNDVKSFREEQCEKYNTFNYLDILGNMKQWIPKYAGVSPRDRCKLFCRAKGSSEFKVFEAKVIDGTTCGPDTTSVCVQGQCVKAGCDKEIGSNKRLDKCGLCGGNGLSCRKVTGSYNKATYGYSDIVTIPVGATNIDIKQRSHRNIKHDGNYLAIKRESGGYILNGNFSVSTVEQDIPVLGAVLKYSGSSTTLERIQSFRQLREAITIQLLATAGEASPPKVKYTFFIPKDVHFTKSKERKASLHMIQAFGVPQWRLGEWSECSKSCGSGWSRRNVECRDNAGFHSNTCDKDLKPTDIRPCADLPCPIWQMGPWSSCSQTCGQGERRRSVVCIDYTGKTVESEKCDTNKQPAPVSGECVYQMC; encoded by the exons ATGTGTTCAAAACGGTGTTTCGTTTTACTAGTTCTGTGCGTAATAGACAAATCACTTTCGAAATTGTTTGAATCCGAGGAAATTGTACCTGTCAGGATAAATGGAAGAAGCAGCGGTCGTTTTTGGAAACGAAGTGAAGAACAGCCCAGGTTTAGACTCAGTGCCTTTGGTCGCGATTTCACTTTGAATTTAAGCCCGGATAACAGTTTCTTATCTCCTACACTGACAATTCAACGCATCAAAGCAAAAGATATCCACACTTTACGCAGCGCCTCAGGTGCTCAAGGGAGACACTCTGAAACTGAAACTGACTTTCACAACTTGATAAACAAGAccgaggagatagaaagagattTGAGAAGCTGTTTTTACTCAGGGACTGTGGACTCCAACCAAGATTCTGTTGTTGCGGTCAGTATCTGTTATGGCATCCTTGGATCGTTTGTTACAGACGGGGATGAGTATTTAATTGAGCCCAAAGTCCTCGgctcagggagaagggagagatccACTGAACAGTTACATTTTATCAAAAGAAGGACGCCCACAGAAGCACCAAATCACACTAAAACTGTCTTTGATCAACTGAGGGAGGAGAGTAATGTAAAAGCAGACAACGAACGTTTTCTGCACGAGAAAAAAGATCCTGAGAGACAATTACGAGGGAAACGCTTTGTATCAGCACCACGATTTATTGAGACGCTGGTGGTTGCAGACACGTCGATGACACATTTCTATGGAGATGAGATAAAG CACTATATCCTGACCTTGGTCTCTGTGGCAGCCCAGCTTTACAAACATCCCAGTATCAAGAACCCTGTCCACATGGTGGTGGTGAAAATGGTGGTGGTGGAAGACGAGGAGGTTGGACCGTCACTCTCCAATAACGGGGGAGTCGCTCTGCGTAATTTCTGTGCCTGGCAACAACAGTTCAACCCGGCCAGCCAGAGGCATCCTGAGCACTACGACACTGCTCTGCTTTTTACCCGAGAG GATATTTGTGGACATCAGAGTTGTGACACCCTAGGGGTTGCTGATGTGGGAACCATGTGCGATCCAAAAAGGAGTTGCTCTGTCATTGAGGACAATGGACTTCAAGCAGCCTTCACTGCTGCCCATGAACTTG GCCATGTGCTGAGTATGCCTCACGACGACTCCAAGAATTGCGAGAGGACGTTTGGGAATCTAGGCGGCCATCACATGATGGCCCCTCTGTTCGTTCACCTCAACAAGACTTTCCCCTGGTCCCCTTGCAGCGCTCTCTACGTCACAGAGTTCTTTGACAACGGACACG GCGACTGCCTCTTGGATCCACCGGAGAGCATCTTTCCGTTACCCAGTGAACTCCCAGGCACCACATACAGCCTCGACCGCCAGTGTCAGCAGATGTTTGGGGAGGAGTTTGTGCACTGCCCCAACACCTCTGACAGTGACGTTTGCAGCCAGCTGTGGTGCCGGGAGGAGGGCAAGCCCCACTGCACCACCAAAAACGGCAGCCTCCACTGGGCGGATGGCACCACGTGCGCCATCAACAAGAGCTGTCTGCACGGTGCATGCATGGCAGCCCACAAAGTCACGCAGCCAAAA GTGGTTGTGGATGGCGGCTGGGGCGCTTGGGGACCATGGCAACAGTGCTCCAGGACATGTGGAGGGGGTGTGGAGTTCTCCTACAGGGAGTGCACAGATCCCGTGCCCCAGAACGGCGGCAAATACTGCGAGGGCCAGAGAGTTCAGTACCAGTCTTGCAACACCCAGGCGTGTGAGGATAATGATG TGAAGAGTTTTAGAGAGGAGCAGTGTGAGAAGTACAACACCTTCAACTATCTGGACATTCTGGGTAACATGAAGCAATGGATTCCAAAGTACGCTGGTGTGTCGCCCCGGGACAGGTGTAAACTCTTCTGCCGGGCCAAAGGCAGCAGTGAATTCAAAGTCTTTGAAGCCAAG GTTATCGACGGCACGACATGTGGTCCCGACACTACGTCTGTCTGTGTACAAGGCCAATGTGTCAAGGCGGGCTGTGACAAAGAGATCGGCTCCAACAAGAGGCTTGACAAGTGTGGCTTGTGTGGTGGGAATGGTCTCAGTTGCAGGAAGGTCACTGGTTCATACAACAAAGCCAC TTACGGTTATAGCGACATTGTGACCATTCCTGTCGGGGCTACCAATATTGACATCAAACAGCGCAGCCATAGAAACATCAAACACGATGGAAACTACCTGGCGATCAAGCGAGAGAGCGGTGGCTACATACTAAATGGTAACTTCTCTGTATCCACGGTGGAGCAGGATATCCCTGTTCTCGGGGCTGTGCTGAAGTACAGTGGCTCATCCACCACCTTAGAGAGAATCCAAAGCTTCAGACAACTGAGGGAGGCCATCACCATCCAGTTGCTGGCCACTGCTGGGGAGGCATCTCCACCCAAGGTCAAATACACATTCTTTATCCCCAAAGATGTGCATTTCACTAAATCCAAAGAGAGAAAGGCTTCGCTGCATATGATCCAGGCTTTTGGTGTGCCCCAGTGGCGTTTGGGCGAATGGTCAGAGTGCTCCAAGAGTTGCGGCTCAGGGTGGTCCCGAAGGAACGTCGAATGCAGAGACAACGCTGGTTTCCATTCCAATACTTGCGATAAGGACTTGAAACCCACAGATATCAGACCCTGTGCTGATCTGCCGTGCCCCATCTGGCAAATGGGGCCTTGGTCATCCTGTTCACAAACTTGTGGCCAGGGGGAACGCAGACGCAGTGTtgtctgtatagactacaccGGCAAGACTGTCGAGTCGGAGAAGTGTGACACCAATAAGCAACCCGCGCCAGTGTCGGGAGAGTGTGTTTACCAAATGTGCTAG